The Medicago truncatula cultivar Jemalong A17 chromosome 7, MtrunA17r5.0-ANR, whole genome shotgun sequence genome includes the window TACCAAACTCATCGCTAACTCATTGTTGTCATGCACAACATCGAccttaaaatccaaaaaataaccTTTTAATCTTGTGTTTGGATTCTCAGCAGTCACGCTAATGTTCCAATCACCGGTTAAAATCGAACTTGTGTTGAAGTTTGAAACCGACAAGGAAACAACTTTGAAAACAGGAAATTGAGGATGTAACGATAATGCCGCAATGAGAGTTAGAACAAAGAAGCCTGTAAATATAAAACATGAACACATTATAAATCCACGAAAGAAGCTGCTACCACCATCACCGGTGTGATGATATGTTCGAGGGACGTCATAGTATGGTGCATGACCAGGAAAGTTATTGTATCCCTGCTGGTATGGGGGGTATCCGTGTGGAGGTGGTGGGTAAGGATGATAGGGTGGTGGCTGTGGACCATGGCAAGGGTAACCGGTACCCGGTGGGTAATACATCATATTGGGTGCGGCCACCGGTGGTGATGTGTCTGTGTTTGTTGAAGATTGATGATCGGAGGTGGATGATTCTTTTGGAGGTGCTTTTCCATGGTTTGATGATTCAGacatgatttttgttgttggttcTCTCTCTCAATGAttattttgagagagagagagagagagagagagagagaaagggagagGGAGATAATTtgcaataagtttttttttttgttggtgagaTATGTAAACAACGAATGCAAGATATTGACAGGAATGACGGAAGGCTGTTggtcttttgtttctatttgaCGGAGCATAGTTTTTTTCACAAAACTTTTATGTATCCCTCTCTAACATCTCGTTTTTTTTATCCATCTTTCTTAGTTATTGGTTCAAATGTAATTAAAGGTAATGGTCAAGGATTAGCTACTCTAGTCCTCTAATATGTCTATTAATTTTGGTCTATCCCGAGCCAGCTCACCTTATCCTCTAATTTTGTAATG containing:
- the LOC25499476 gene encoding NDR1/HIN1-like protein 6, with product MSESSNHGKAPPKESSTSDHQSSTNTDTSPPVAAPNMMYYPPGTGYPCHGPQPPPYHPYPPPPHGYPPYQQGYNNFPGHAPYYDVPRTYHHTGDGGSSFFRGFIMCSCFIFTGFFVLTLIAALSLHPQFPVFKVVSLSVSNFNTSSILTGDWNISVTAENPNTRLKGYFLDFKVDVVHDNNELAMSLVPDFELEKHEQKQMDVKASSNNVVSFQKWDLDKMSNERQSSSNSIMFGVRVSSLAEFKSTSFATRSTRMLAICEGLKVVFQNNTGTGSLDNGGNPATCQLYM